The sequence TGTCCACCACCATTCACAGTTAGATGGCAGAAATGTAGAACTTTTATCTGTGAGAGCATTTAGCTCTGTCTATTGTATGCTGTTTAGCAGTCATGTAACTTCCCCAAACCATAGCAAAAgtgatatgctttggatcttgggcagttcctttacacctgcACCCaatgctcttgccatcactctgatagaggttaatcttggtctcatctgtccacaagacatttTTTCCAGAAatctgcaggttcttttaaatacttattggcaaactgtaatctggtcatTCTTTCtgaggctaactagtggtttgcatcttgcagtgtagcctctgtatttctgttcaggaAGACTTGACAAATCCACACCCGCTTCTTGAAGAGtgttctgatctgtcggacatacattggagatttttcttcattatgatgagaattctgtcatcaacagtgaaGGTCTTCATTGGAATACTAGTCTCTTTGCgattactggtgtgtgtgtgtgtttaatatATAGCACACACCAAGTTTAAATCTAACAGGTTTATTAGACAACAATCCGATTTAGTTTAATTGTTGTGCCATCTAACACAATTGAGGGTGTCTTTGGCATGAAGTTTGCCCTGTGCCTCCACACAACTTTCACTTCCGCTTCTACTTGGTGGATGTATCTGCCACAGGTAGATTGGCATTGTCAAGAGCAAGCTGGTTTATGCCTCATGTTGGTTCATTTATCAGCAAGTCTGGCAACTACGTTCTTCAGGTAAAACAGTCAATTTGGTTAGAGGTGACGGATATGAGCTTCCAAATAATAAATCTGTTCTGTGCCCTTGGTTATCCTTTCATGTTCAATATAGAAGAGGCCTGCTTCATCAGCTGAGGAAGGATAATGGGTGGTCTTCAGGAGGCTTCCTTCCTTTATTTGATCTTATGCTACATGACTTCTTAGGATCTAACATCAATATTGTTTCTCACTTCCATCCCAATGTGTcctgctggtcagacctgtgatAAAAAAGTTTTTCACGTCTTGGAAAGCTAAGATTCTGCGAAATGACAATGTCAGGCCGTTGCTCGACTCATCTGTAGAACAGtcctctcaatttaaatttaatctcaATTTTCACATCTCAGTGCGTCTGTACATTATGACTAAATTcacacaataatctgtatattatgACAATAAGTTTGGAACACCACAAAAGTGAAAATTTTCTCCATGTGATGATTATTGAACACCTGAGACCTTCATAATATCCTAATTATCTAATGCATTTTCTGGCTTACAAACCAGAACTTAAGAACTTGACTGCATTGAATTAGGCAGGCCCTAGACatataattttaatttatgaACTACAATAATTCTAAGCAGTGCATCTTTTTATACAAAAAAGTTCTACCTCAGTCCCTGTTCTATAGTCTGGAATCTTAAGGCAGGTGCACTGAAGTTGCATTCTTTTGTTACTGCAGAAAACAACAAGATACATTTAAGTTGCATTAAAAAAAGTTATGAGATTACATCTGAAAATGGACAACCAAGAGATACATTAGGACAACTATTCAAAGAGGTAGGCATTAAGCAGCATATTAAAAGCTAGAAAAAAAAGCAGAGGCGTTAGGAGAACAAGTGTGAGACCCAGATAACAGTCAGCATGGATACCATGGTAAGGCAAAAGAAATCGGTATACAAATTAGAGAAAgagcaaattgtttttttttattataagtTTTCCACACTGTCCTATTTCTTTGTCAGTAATTTTCCAATTTAGCTTCTTCAGCTGTTTTCATCCCCAAGGAAATCAACCTTTTCCAATCTAACACTTTTGTTTCTATTGGATAGTTTCCCATCCAATCTCCAGGCTATTTTGCCTATATACAgcctatttctatttatttaaccTATTTCGGTTTATTTATCACAGTTGGATCCAGCAGTATCCCTTTTTTTGTTAGATTTTGAACAAACGAACTGAAAACATTGGAAAGCACCCAACGTTTATGCTCTTTGTCCAATGCTTCTTGGTGGTTGAACTTTGATGGATTAAAATTTCTGCTAAtttaaacagaaaatggtggaaatattcaCCAACTATGGATAAATGAAAGGTAATTGATCTAAATCCCACACAGtttttctctccatggatcctGGCTGATTTGCTATTTCCAGTTTTTTCTTCTTATCAGCTTTATTAGCAACTGCAGCTTTTTAATTAAAGTCTCCATAATTATTCTGTGTTCTTTATTCATTCCATGCAGGATGGTCTGTGATATACCCCTTAGAATATTTAATCACACCTTGCTTTTTATTCCAatccaaatgttctttttctattcttttgctcttataTTCCTTTTTCCTGTTGTCATTAGTTTGTTTCATCTCTACACAGTACAACTAAGATGGTGCCATTTTCCTTCCCTGTACTTTCAAAATATGTCAGTTATCATTCCTATATTTAGTCACACATCAGTTTTTTCTACAACTCCCAGTTACTTTGTGGATGTATAGTTCCATTTCACTTTAACTTCAGTAATAATTGTTGCAGTACATCCTTTCAGGCCCTGCATCACAGATGCCCTCCTGAGATATTTCGGCAAATAATCTAATGTCCCATAGTTTTACCCTATTGTTCTGATCCTTCGACCCTACAACATCCCCACCACTTCTCCTCCATATCTTGAGACTGTCACTTGTCTCATCATTACATGGCTTAAATCCTGGCTATCCAACCCACTAATTGTATTCTTGGCTTTTATGTTGCCATTTTGGAGTATGTATAAAATTAAACCATTTTGGGTCAATTCAGGAAACAAACAGGTTGAATCACTGTCAAAGAGCAAAAATCATATTATGGCTAAAGTGCACTGTCAAAGGAGAACATTCCTTTTCCTTTATTAGTTGCCGATAACTACATATTTCCAACAAGGCGAGAAAAGATTGATCCAGTCTTTATGGTAGGAGGTGGCAAaatatatcataaatgttaataaataaattatttctaAGTTCCTTACACTAAATATTGATCTGAAGAAATAGTAAAACCAATAGATATAAAATCCTTTGTGTATAAAGTTTGCTACTTCATAATTCTGGCTCAGTATACAATAAAAATCCATTTACACTTTAGGTAACAAATCTTAAGATTTAGAATAGGCAGGATTCCTAACCAGCTTACTTAAATCCATATCAATTTTAGAGATTTTCATGGATTCCAGTGGAGAATGTTTCAAAAAGCACAGCTAGTAGAGATGTGAGTCACTGATAGAAACCCCGCACATACTACTTTTACTGAAGCTATTGAAAATATGATGCAGTAATACATATACTGCAGTGATTTTTCTGGCATTACTGATGTAACATGCAGGATATTAGTGCAGagatcatttatttatttcaatatatTCCACTAAAAAGGGAACACTTGAAAGAGTTTTTTAAATTACAGGTGCTCCTTGACTTACGACCTAGTCAACTTacgtccatccacacatacaatcaaattttaaaaatatatatatatttggaccCCCGGGATCCATAGGCTTggcgtgtatgtgtatgtgttaaTCTTTGGTTGGTGCATACGCAGTGGGTTTgggtattggagtttggttggtacATACGCTGTGGGTTAGTGTATTGGAGTTCAATTGGCATATGCGCAatgttcgcgtattggagtttaGTTGGCATATGCAtggtgggttcgcgtattggagttagGTTGGCACATGCATGAATGTTAAGGCCAcgaattcaatattgtcagggtgCTCAACTTTCCCGCATGTGCCAATCAAATTTCAATACGTGAACCCACTGTGCATATGGCAACTGAAGTCTaacacatgcacacaggaattAAGATGGCTGTGCAtagcctatggaccctgggatgcCGAATAACAAAGTAAGTATGTACATTTTTGCTCTTACATGTTAtactttgtcaaatacaacaaaaatctacgatgaaaaaaatatttgatttaagtttgctttaagacttcagtactccatGCGCACAGTTAAAATTCTGACTCCACACGCACAGGCAAAACTCTGAGATATGACTGACCCTTCGGTTCCAATTACGGTCGCAAGTTGGGGACTATGTGTATTCCAATCAACAAAACAATGCAGCACTTTAACCAGAAAAATTATCAATTTCATGGTTTGTAAGGATAAGTAAAATTAAGATTTAACCATCAAGTTGCAGCTGAAATTTCTACTCATTAAGAATTACTTCATAATAGTCCAATGTTTTtgggttgtgatttttttttgtgtggcctAAATATGAATGCTTAACCTGTAGTGCATTTCCACAGAACCACAATAATGACCCAATTTTCTCTCATTTCTATTAGGCAGACAAGGACACTGCAAAGCCAATGGGATGATCATGTATCACAATGCAGTATGGTCTCCAAAACCATGTCTAACCTGTCTGTGTTCAAGTGGAAAAATAGTTTGTGATGAAATGAACTGCCCTATTTTAAAATGTGCAAGGACCATTACTCCAGCAGGAGAATGCTGCCCAATTTGTACATCAAATGGTATTTTCTCATTCCTTAATACAGCTAATATTCAagtgaaaaaagaaaataattactCAAAATGTTTACTAACAGAAGAATGGTTTTATGCATTTAAGCACAATATAAATATAGGTGATGAAGACTGTAGCAGGGACAATATGTCGAAAGTGTACGAGACTTGGGTAAGATCACTTGGAGTATGCACATACTTGTGTCACCCAACAATAGGAAAGATATTAAGCTAGAGAGGGAACCAAAAAATTACACCTAAATGTTACAGGGACTGGCAGGCTTGAATTACAGGTTGCAGCTGGAGCTTTTATCTCTGCAGCCTAGGAGGCTGATGGAAGTGGGGGTTGGTCCTTTGgagattataaaatcatgaggggcacagatagggTAAATGGTCATAATTTTTGTTCCAGGATTAGGGAATCCAAAAATAAAGGGTGCattttaaggtgagagtggaagGATTTAAAAAGGGTCTGAGGGTGGTGAAAATGAGTTGCCTGTCAAGATTTGAGGGTGACCATAACATTTAAGATGTCAGATCAGATACAAGGATAGGAGAGGTTTATCCGAATCAGAATCTATTCTCACtatcatgtcacaaaattcgttgttttgccgCAGAATCACAGGTATCTTCaggctccttcttgatggtagcagtgtgaaaagggcatggcctgggtggtgaggatagaggatgctttcttaagacaccgtctttagagggatatgggccaaatccaAATAAATAGGACCAGCCTGGTTGGTATAGAGTTTGGCTCTATGATTCTATTATTAAAGAAGTAGTTAACAATctagtttaaaaataattagtgaTTATTACAAAATGATTGAGGACAACATATTTGAAAAAGCTTTGAATGCATTACATATGAATAAAAACACTTCAGTGTATACTGAGGAATGTAAAAAAACTATATTTGATGCTCAAAGGTTCATTCATATGATACAAAACAAAACTTTCAGAAGTAAAACATTATTGTGCAGTAtgaatgattttatttttaatccaaTTCAGCTCGGCGTTTAATGCGATCAttgcccagaggctggtggagaagctgtcctcactgggactcagcaCCCTTCCCTGTTTCTGGACTcttgacttcctaacagaaagattacagtctgtcaggttggaagcaaATGTTGAAGACCATCAAGCGGAGCACTGAAGCTCAACCAggtcactcctgttcatgctactgacccacactGCATCaccatatccagctccaagagagTCGTCAATTTTGTAGATGACACATCAGTCACAacatgagttgcactacagaaatAAATGATATGGTGCAAGAAGGACACTTTGAGTCTtaaaatggacaagatgaaggagctggtcgtggatttcaggaggaccaagaacaaccaccctccactacacatcaacaactctgtagtggaaagCACCAGGTTCCATAGAGTTCACCTAACAAATGACCTCTCCTGGATACACAACTttctctcacttgtcaggaaggcaccacagCAACTGCacattctgagaagactgaagcgggccacACTACTGGCCACCTTCAGGTCAACTCTCTACAGGagctcctggccagctgcatcacaatgtggtacagttgctgtagagaactGGATTGGAGGTCGatccacaggactgtaagagcagcagagaggatcattgaggtctccctccccatcatcgaCGTGATTGactgagatcattgtctgaaaagggaTTGCAAAATCATTGTTGTCTCCTACCaccatgcacacagcatctttcagctatttcTAACACTGATTTATGGGGAAATACATGTGGAACATAATTACTATTTAACCGATATGTATTTGTTTTTAACTCTGATCAATACTGCTTGCTGATATGCAACTGAAACATACATTACAGCTTTGATCATTCTTGCTGACTGCTCTTTTATGTCTCTAACGATGTGACAGTGGACATAGAATATATTATTAATTGTTAATTTTAACAAACAAAAAACACAATCTATATTTTTATGTTGTGCACTTCTATTTATGTAAAACATCAAATCACAagactcatttttaaaaaatttaccttTACTTTCATATcatcaaaaataattttattaaaaatgaaAGCTGACCCTATAGTTAAATTGCATTTTCTTAAATTGTTTTTCATTATTTAGTATTTAgataaagattttaatttttttattatgatTCTACAGAGCCAAATGATCCAAGTGAAACATATAATATAACCTCCAATGATCAGGATTTACCCGTAGGACAACTATTGGAAGAAGATGAATTACACAGAAAAGATGCAAATCAGAAAGGACTCAAAGATGAATATAGGCAAAGTGAACTGGAAGCACCCCATCACAATAAAGAAAAGTTAAGTCAGATGGAAGAGGAAGAGTTACAAAAGGCAGATGAAATGGAACAGAATTATTTACAGGAAGAAAACCATGaaagtaaaagaaaaggaaagcaacaaattgaaaaagaaattaaaaaaaaatccagaacaaGAGAAGAGGAAAACTGGTATTTTGATAATTATGATCATGAACAAATGGTGGAAAAGGTGAAGGAGGAGCAAGGAGAGGGACAAAATGAAGAACAGGAGATTGAGGAAAatcagagagaggaaagagaagagCAAGAGGTGGTGGTTAAGCAAGAACAGGGGAAATTAGAGAAAGACCGTCTAGATTTGGAAGAACAAATGGAGAAAGTAGAAGTACAAGATGTGGGAAAAAAAGAGCAAGAAGAAGTGAACAATCTGGCAATTCAACAGGAGGGGCAAACGAAAATCCAGGAAGATCATGAGGAAGagaatgaaggggaagaagaatcCGAAGAGGAAGTGGAAGGAAATAGGGAGATGGAagcagaggaaagggagaggtgTGAGACTTGTGAGCAAGAGGAAGTGGAGAGGGGGAAGGTGGTTCTTGGTGATGAGGTAGATGGAGAGGAGAACGGGGACGAGGAGTCTTGGTGGAATATGGACGCAGAGGAGATAGTGGAGGCTTCAGGGAATGATATGATGTGGACTGAGAAGGCCTGGGGGGTTGAGATAGAGGAAGAGGAGGTTGTGGAGGAAGGggaggatgaggaagtggaaaacGAAGGGGAAGGCgaggatgaagaagaagaagtcaaggaggaggatgaggaggattaTCAAGATGTTTTTGACTTCCCATCATATTCTTCCATATTACAACTGTTACCACATTTTCCTAATGAGGACATGCGAACATTTTCTCTCCCAATTGGCTGTGATGTGACAGACACTGCAATAAACTGCAATAATGCGAAGTTGACTCAAATACCTCCACTAAGAGATCTGGAGATCAAACATTTTCAGCTTGCAGGTAACAACTACCATAGACAGATAAAATTTCTTTGCACAGCTGAGATCTAAGAGTTTAAAAGTGAAAAATATCTCTTAATTGAAACATTTAACATAAATCTAGTTTACATCTGCTATTGCCATTAATTCCGTATCATGTGATATTTAGAGAGCTTTATgttattttaaatctttctcaacaacaaattcaaccaGTTTCATAGAAACTTGTAAAATCTGGCACATGTGCAAGTAGGTTAACCACTGGTATCCTTGAATTTATATTCCATGGAGCTTTGCTGATTTCCTTTGTTGTCTATTTTTTAGTTTTGTTTCCTGCATGTTCCTAATTTGACTATTAATTCTCTGCTTTCCTTTCCTGCCTTGCTTTCCTATCTCCTGAATTGACCTTTAGTGACTTTTCAGTGACTTTTGAGCAcaaaatagttttttaaaaaaaaaatccatatcaCACTATGGAAAAATACAAGgctttaaaaacattttcaaatgCACAATCAACCTACATT comes from Narcine bancroftii isolate sNarBan1 chromosome 5, sNarBan1.hap1, whole genome shotgun sequence and encodes:
- the ecm2 gene encoding extracellular matrix protein 2, which produces MNVNTFILFCLALNTCFIFGTRRNKEPNRVLRRRFHFGGQQQAGYAGYVNHNSDRLHKSRHVTAKVQNIIADESTLPFIDSYISVDEVEPSYHVLPGRQGHCKANGMIMYHNAVWSPKPCLTCLCSSGKIVCDEMNCPILKCARTITPAGECCPICTSNEPNDPSETYNITSNDQDLPVGQLLEEDELHRKDANQKGLKDEYRQSELEAPHHNKEKLSQMEEEELQKADEMEQNYLQEENHESKRKGKQQIEKEIKKKSRTREEENWYFDNYDHEQMVEKVKEEQGEGQNEEQEIEENQREEREEQEVVVKQEQGKLEKDRLDLEEQMEKVEVQDVGKKEQEEVNNLAIQQEGQTKIQEDHEEENEGEEESEEEVEGNREMEAEERERCETCEQEEVERGKVVLGDEVDGEENGDEESWWNMDAEEIVEASGNDMMWTEKAWGVEIEEEEVVEEGEDEEVENEGEGEDEEEEVKEEDEEDYQDVFDFPSYSSILQLLPHFPNEDMRTFSLPIGCDVTDTAINCNNAKLTQIPPLRDLEIKHFQLAGNSITAIPAAAFNGVPNLELIDLSRNRILSSNIDQAAFNKLKKLERLYLDGNLLLQIPPQLPRTLVELKVNENLLQRLDEQTFQGLNKIVNLELEGNKLSESNVQPLVFRPLKRLAYLRLGKNNFRTLPQGLPPSIEELYLEHNEIEEISELSLNKTTNLNVIVLRNNKLDETRIAPMAWIKLQNLESLDLSYNKIVHVPSFLPKGLLYLILVHNQIERIPGFVFAHMEPGLEILYLSFNKLTSGGVDLVSFFGTYDSMRELFLDHNMLKRVPAGIAEMKALHFLRLNDNLIRNIQLESICLENQENDSNIRTLHLENNYINTRRIPQTAFSCIQLYSAVVLTPQKVKK